A window of Candidatus Auribacterota bacterium genomic DNA:
ACCACGGGATCATGTTCGAGACGGCCTCTGACGATCCTCCGAACCCGCTCGATCGCCGCTGCGTTGCCAACCGAGGTCCCACCGAATTTCATCACAATCATGGAAACATCCTACCAGTTCATCGTCATCCATAAATATACACAGATGGTCACAGATACGCACAGATAGAAAAGATCAAAGTATTAATCTTTCGTATTCCAGTCTTGGTAATGCAAAATTGAGAAGCAACCCAACCCTGGGGCCGGCAATTTTCAAATAGTTTAACAGCTGTGCGCGGTGTGCCTTGTCCAGGGCTTCTACAACCTTGTGTTCATCTGCGTTTATCTGTGTATATCTGTGGATTCCGTTGATTGCGTCCGGTACTTTGCCAGCAATGCCATAGCGACGCCGTAGGTCAGCACTGCCGCAATAGCTCCGGCGACGAGGCTCCCCGCGAGGAGGAGCGGGAACAGCCGTTTCACCAGTGCGACGACGTGTGCGAAGCCCTTCCCCTGAAAATCGGACATGCTGATGGGGGGATGCTCCCCCGGCATGATCAGGCGGCCCACCTGATAGTCACAGTACACGACGAGCGGGTAGAGCCACGAGAACTGAACGCCGATGAAGACCGCGATCCTGTTCAGCCTTCGAAATATCAGGACGATCACCAGGCAGGCGAGCATCTGCGGGCCGTAGATCGGGAAGAAGCTCACGAACATGCCGACGGCGAGTCCGAGGGCGATCTCGTGGTTCGATGAATGGCTGCGCAACAGACCGGAGAGCTTCTCCCTCATAGATAGTGTCACACCTGCCCGTTCCACCTACGAGGTGGAATGCATACTTATATGCCGAAAGATGTCCCGACCGCCCTCGCCACCCTGATGAGCGGAGAATTTCTCGGCACCCGCTTGAGCCTGGCGATGGCCTTCAGCAGGGTGACCGACCTGATGGCACCACCCTTGATCCCCACCATTCGCCCGAACCGCCTCTCCGCAGCCAGATGCACGGCTTCCTCACCGAACCTGGTGGCGAGGATGCGGTCAAAAGCGGTCGGCTCTCCACCGCGCTGGAGATGGCCAAGGACAGTGACGCGCGCTTCGATGCCCGTGCGCTTCTCGATCTCGCCCGCGAGGACCCTGCCCACACCGCCGAGCCTGACCGGGTCGGGGCTGTCCCCGACCACCCTGTCCACCACCGGTTTCCCGCCGACAGGCCGCGCCCCCTCGGATACCACGATAATGCTGAACCGCCTCCCTTTCCTGTGCCGGGCCTTCACGAGGCCGCAGATGACATCCACGCGGTAGGGGATCTCAGGGATAAGGATCACGTCGCCCCCCCCGGCGAGGCCAGTACAGAGGGCGATCCAGCCGACGTAGCGCCCCATGACCTCGACCACCATCACCCTGTGGTGAGATTCCGCCGTCGTGCGGATCTTGTCGATCGCCTCTGCAGCGGTCGTGAGCGCCGAATCAAAACCGAAGGTCACCTCGGTCTCCCCCAGGTCGTTATCAATGGTTTTTGCGACCCCGACGCACGGGAGCCCCTTCTTCCAGAGACGGTGCGCGATGGAGAGCGTCCCGTCTCCCCCTATGCAGATCAGCGCCTGCACGCCGAGGCGGCGCGCGTTGTCAATCGCCTGCCTCGACAGGTCTCTGCACACCATCCCCTGCCTCTCCCTGACGCAGAAGCGGAACGG
This region includes:
- a CDS encoding DUF2062 domain-containing protein, translating into MTLSMREKLSGLLRSHSSNHEIALGLAVGMFVSFFPIYGPQMLACLVIVLIFRRLNRIAVFIGVQFSWLYPLVVYCDYQVGRLIMPGEHPPISMSDFQGKGFAHVVALVKRLFPLLLAGSLVAGAIAAVLTYGVAMALLAKYRTQSTESTDIHR
- a CDS encoding ATP-dependent 6-phosphofructokinase → MRGQGSGKVERIGVLTGGGDCPGLNAAIRAVTKTAINVYRMSVVGFKDGYEGLVERRFKELSYDDVSGIITWGGTILGTSNKADPFRFCVRERQGMVCRDLSRQAIDNARRLGVQALICIGGDGTLSIAHRLWKKGLPCVGVAKTIDNDLGETEVTFGFDSALTTAAEAIDKIRTTAESHHRVMVVEVMGRYVGWIALCTGLAGGGDVILIPEIPYRVDVICGLVKARHRKGRRFSIIVVSEGARPVGGKPVVDRVVGDSPDPVRLGGVGRVLAGEIEKRTGIEARVTVLGHLQRGGEPTAFDRILATRFGEEAVHLAAERRFGRMVGIKGGAIRSVTLLKAIARLKRVPRNSPLIRVARAVGTSFGI
- a CDS encoding GxxExxY protein; amino-acid sequence: MNADEHKVVEALDKAHRAQLLNYLKIAGPRVGLLLNFALPRLEYERLIL